The genomic interval gggcgaaactccatctcaaaaaaaaaaaaaaaaaaaaaaaaaaaaaatggcatgaatAATTGCAGTCACAGAGCAAACTGTGATTGCTAGCCAGCCTTCGAGATGACTCCCAGTGATTTTTTCCTCCTTGTATTCTCTCTTGTGTATTGCCTCCTgttgagtgtgggctggacttaGTGACTTGACTAGCTCATAACCAACTGAAAAAGGCAGAAGTGATGATGTATGATTTGCAGATTAGTTTATAAAAGGTAGTGTGGCATCTCTTTCCCTCCaacctgtgaaaggaaaataaatcttggggccctACAATCACTAAGCTAAAAgagaagtcaagctgggaactgcttaagGCAAACCTGCCTTACATTCTATTCAAATTCactcctctgctcactgagataaatgcatatctgattgccttcTTTGGAGAGGCTAGTCACAAACTCAaaagggccaggagtggtggctcacacctgtcatcccagcacgttgggaggcctaggtggatggatcatttgaggtcaggagttcaagaccagcctggccaacatggtgaaaccccacctctactaaaaatacaaaaattagccaggcatggtggtacacacctgtaatgccagctacttgggaggctgaggcaggagaattgcttgaacctgggagacagacgtagcagtgagctgagatcatgccactgcactccagcctgggtgacaaaaaaagaaaaaaagaaactcaaaagaatgcacccatttgtctcttatctacccaAGACCTGGaagacccccccaccccccagcaccTTTGAGTTGCCCTGCCTTTGCTTCGAggtgtcccacctttctggacaaATCCAAcgttcatcttacatatgttgattgatgtctcatgtctccctaaaatgtataaaaccaagccgTGCCcccaccaccttgggcacatgtcatcgggacctcctgaggctgtgtcacggtCACTCATCCTTgggaaaataaactttctgaattGACTGAGACATTTCCcagatatttggggttcacaAACCACTTGCTCTGGGGGAAACCAGCTGCCTTGTTGTGAGCAGCTCTATGGAGAAGCCCGCATTGCGAGGAGCTGAGACCAACAGCTAGGGAAAAACAGTCTCTTTCCAACAACCGTATGAGTAAGCCATCTTGGAAGTGGATGCTCCAGCCTCATTCCAACTCAGatatgactgcagccccagctgataTTTTAACTGCAACCTCATATAAGATACCAAACTGAAACTGCATAAGATaatgctgtggtctgaatgctTGTGTACCCAGATCCAAGTTTGTATGTTTAAATTCTACCCCACAAGGTGATTGATATGGTTTAGATGTCCCACCCAAAGCTCATGTTggattataatccccagtgttggagctggggcctggtgggaggtgactggatcatggggacagatttctcatgaatggtttagcaccatcccctttgTGCTGCTCCTATGATGAGTGAGCTCCTGTGAGATCTAGTtatttaaagtgtgtggcacttctccCACCTCTTGTTCCTGCTCTGgtcatgtgacatgcctgctctccctttgccttctgccatgattgtaagtttcctgaggcctcccaagaagccaagcagatgccagcaccatgcttcctatacagcctgcagaactcttAGCCAATTAAGCGTTTTTTCTtcgtaaattactcagtctcagatatttctttatagcaatgtgagaacagccTAACACAGTGATGATAtcaagagatggagtctttggGAAGTCATTTGGTCATGGGGTCAGAGCCCTCATGATTGTTACTAGTACCCTTATAAAGGATAtaaggccagctgcagtggctcatgcctgtaatcctaacactgggagacagaggcagaactgtttgaggccaggagtttgagaccagcctgggcaacactgcaataaccccatctctaccaaaaaaaaaaaaaaaaattaaagctgggtatggtggcacgtgcttatagtcccagctacttgggaggtggaagctggaggatcacttgagctcaggagtttgaggcagtgagctatgctcattccactgcactttagcctgaacaaaagagcaaggctttgtctataaatatacaaaagatgTAAAACAGGGGCAGGTGACATgtcttcacacctgtaatcccagcactttgggaggccaaggtgggtggataaccttaagtcaggagttcgagaccagcttggccaacatggtgaaaccctgtctctactaataatacaaaaattagctgggcatggtggcgggtgcctgcaattccagctactcaggaggctgaggtaagagaatcgcttgaatctgggaagcggaggtttcagtgagcagagattgagccattgcattccagcctgggtgacaagattgaaactccgtctccaaaagaaaaaaaaaaagatgtttaagagAGACCCCTTGCtccttccatcatgtgaggacacagcgagaAAGAACCATTTACGAACCAAAATACTAGCCCTCACCAGACAGAATCTaccagcactttgatcttggacttcccatcccctagaactgtgagaaataaatttctttaatcAGCTGCCCACCTTATGGTAGTTTGTCACAGCAGTCCAAATGCACTAAGACAGAtgataaatgttgttttaagctgctaaattttgggGTAACTTGTTATGCATTAATAAACCATTGAAGGAATATGCTACcacttattcattttatttatttattctgctgctgatgaacatttgggtggTTTTAACTTTGGGGCTATTataataaagctgctgtgaatattcttgtatatgtatttttataaacaatCGCACTCAAACTCTCTTGAGTATATACCAAGGTGTCAATTTGCTAGAACATAGGGTTGGTATATGTCTAATCTTGGTAGATACTGCCAAATAGTTTTCTAAAATTGTTGTAACAACTTACATTCCCATTATTATGGGCTGAATATATATGTCCCCCAATATTGTGATATTGAAGCCCTCAACCCCAGTGTGGCTGTACTTGGGGTAAAGAAATAAGCAAGGTTAAATAAGGTCATTAGGGCTGGGGCATGAGCCTATAGCTTCATGTTCTTAAAAGACACAAGAGAGCACTCCTTTCTGTACCTCCCAACACTGCATGCACAAAGAAGAGATCATGTAAGGACTGCAGCAAGAGGGTGACCATCCACAGTTCAGGAAGAGAGCTCTCACCTCCAGAAACCAAATTTGTTGGCATCTTAATtatggacttctggcctccagaactgttagaaaacaaatgtctgtgtttaagccacccagcctacCGTGTTTAGTTATCGTGTCTAGAGTAGACTAAGACATCCATCAAGAAtgcatgagagttccagttgttcAGCATCTTCCCCAACGCTTGATATtgtcagcattttaaattttagtcattctagtgGATGGACAGTGCTTCctcgttgtggttttaatttgcatttccctgctgaATCGTGATGTTGAACACATTTTCACATACTTATGGGCCATTTGGATATTCTCTCTTTCGTTAAGTGCCAGCTTTTGTCTTTCgtccattttaaaatgtttatttcttgttgATCTCTAGTTCTTGATATATTCTGCATGTGAGTCATTTGCCAGATATAGCTGTTGAAAATATCCTTTTTTCAgtgtcttgctctttctctcttaatGTTCTTTTGATGAACATCTGTTAGAACATTCGTGGTTGCAAAACTGTTTCACACACATCATCTTACAAATGCCTCTTCCCACTGACAGATATTCAGGCTGGGGCCATTGGTCTTTACGAGACTGGAAAACTGAAGCTCTGATCTATGGCACTTGTGCAAAAAGGATGCCCCCCTACACACACTCATATTACTACTAGTGTGGCACTGGGTGACTAAGTCTCGCAATAGACTTCCTCTATTCCACAAAGGCTGGTGATCAAAATATATTGATGACCAAAGCCACATTTACTAGGACCCTGTTGACTTTCAGGTCCTGTGTGTGTAGGTACATAAAGGTGACCAAGACCAGAACCCATCCCCAAACAGCCTCCAGTCTGGCAGAGGTACTTACGTACTAGAGAAGAATTCCTCTGTCTAAAGCATCCCCTAAGGCCCTGCTTGACGCCAGGCTGATAGGAAGAGCGGAGGGCAGAACAGAAACAGAAGTGGCCCTTTACCTTGAGAAGCTTACAGACTGTTGAAGAGAGCCTAAAAACCACAGGCCAGAACCAcccaaggcagagagagaaattccccccccccccccccggagAAAAAAGCATGAGCCAGGGGTGGGGAGAACAAGGGACGTGCTCCGTTCTGgaacagtgagcagagactgtggaCACACATTGCTTTGGGCTCAAATCACGACTTTTGGCCTGATTTTTTCCCTCTCTTATAGGTTCGTTGTGAGGGCTAagtgaatttcatataaattattcCAGCTTGTGCATGTTTAGATAGTAAGGGCCGTGAACGCCAGCCAGTCTTATTCAAATATAGGGATGGGGGCGtcacttttacttaaaaaaataataaaagtaaaagccCTCTGAAGGGAGGCTTCCGAGGAAGACGCGAACAAACCTGCCGCCACCGATCTAATTTTTAGAGAAGAAAACGAAGCGGAGGGCCGGGAAGCAGGTGGGGAAGGGGGAGCGCGCGCCCGCCGCCTGGTCTTGCGGGAGGCGTGACCGTAAAGGGGCCCGGCCCTGTCGTGAAAGGGCCGCAAACAGGCGGAGGGCGACTTGAGACCGTAAAGGGGCCCGGCCCTGTCGTGAAAGGGCCGCAAAAACAGGCGGAGGGCGACTTGACGGCCGCTGTGTCCAACCGCGGCGCTTCTTCCCACAGAGTTCTGAAGCGAAAGGCTTACagttaaaaggaagaaacaaatttaaagatCATTCGGGAGTACTACGGACAAAGCGTGTGGGTCGCTTAGACTCCAGCAGTGACTCCTGATCTACATCCCCGGGGGAGGGGGTCCGGGAAGGAGAACGTCACTGCAGCGGTCTTGGAGATGCGGCCCCTGGACATCGACGAGGTGGAAGCGccagaggaggtggaggtgctGGAGCCCGAGGAGGACTTCGAGCAGTTCCTGCTCCCGGTCATCAACGAGATGCGCGAGGACATCGCGTCTCTCATCCGCGAGCACGGGCGGGCGTACCTGCGGACCAGGAGCAAGCTGTGGGAGATGGACAATATGCTCATCCAGATCAAGACGCAGGTGGAGGCCTCGGAGGAGAGCGCGCTCAACCAGGTGCAGCACCCCAGCGGCGAAGCCGACGGCAGGGTGTCGGAGTGGTGCGAGAAGGCCGAGGAGAAGGCCGAGGAGATCGCGAAGATGGCACAGATGCTGGTCGAGCTGGTCTGGCGGATAGAGAGAAGTGAGTCTTTTTGAAGGAGGAGGTCGTGGTCAGGTCTGAAACGAGCGGGAGCTTGGATGAAACTCAGTAGTCGCCCTAAGCATGGTGTGGAACCGCGCCCTGTCAAAAGTTATGTCCTAGGCCTGCACGGCCCCGTTTTATTGCATCAGAAATCGAGCATTGGGAACGAAGGTGGGGTCAGGAGGAAAGAATGCGTGCTGGTTTTGTTAGGTGTTAGTATACCGTTTTTTAATGGCCTCTCCCTCCCACACggatagagaaaaataaaagtaacttcgGGTGTGTTTCCTGAAAGATGAAAGTCAATTCTAATAGGGCGGTCGCCAGAAGTAGACCTGTCTAGGCACTAAGGGGGTTTGGGGAAAGCCAAAGAAAACCTAGAGCCAAACGGAACGCAGGGAGAGAacgcagggagagagaaagaaagaggaaagccaGAGGACATTCCCTGAAATTTCCAGATTGTTCTATGAGGCAGGTATGTCagaagaccctgcctcaaagaaGTGGCATTCTTCTGGGtggttaacatttatttttaacatcagGATATGCCACTTTTCATGGTTAATTTCTCccaattgtgctttaggttcacAGTTGAGGACTATAGTCAACTGGTAAGGATGAACTGACACACCGAGGAGACTGAAACAGCTTGtcatcttctgttttgtttttgtatgtttttttacCCCCATGTAATAGTCTCCCTTATGGTCAGTGAGTGATTACCTCGATAGAGGTTTACATCATCAAATGTATTTGGTTCTGGAAGGATGACTTTTGTGGGAGAAATACTGTTGTAAGAGAAACGGGGCTTAATCAAAAGTCGTTTTCGCGGTCACGTTTATTCTTGTTATTTTGCTGTGCTTTTGAAATGTTGGGCGTGGCCTTGTATTTTGCTGTTACCTTTGTGACCTGATTGTTTTTTGGAACACATCAAGACTTGGGATCAGAATCTTCCAACTTTAGAGGTGCAGTGGAAGGCACTGCACTACGTGGTTGAGCCTCCTGAAGAATGTTATTAATGAGACTGCTTTGCCTAAAACTGGGAAGACTGAGAAGGCAGTTGGAGATGGAAGtggttttgtatatattttggaaCTTTTCGTTCCTCTGTAGGACGAAAGAGGGGAGCTATGTTTTGTGGCACATTGTCTGCTGTATGTTGTGTGATCTGTCAGGTGAGTTGATGTAGACGACGTAGCTGACCTTGTTTGACAAGGCGGTGTGAGTATGGACTGTTGCAATACCCTCACACATTACAGGGGCTTCAGAGAATGGTACTGAAGAGACAGTCTACAAAGAGCCTTGCGAGActggagaaaggaagagacattCTCAGGGCCTGGAAAGTCTCTTCCAGTTCATCAGGGTAGTAGGACCCGTCAGATTGGAGGTCAAAGTCAAATATGTAATAAGGGTTAATTTGCTTGAAAAACAAAGACCTCAAAAaccttttttaagaaataaatttttcgtTCACATGACCAGAGCCCCTCCTGTGTGTGTTAACAAAAGaatcataaataaatttttttttgaaatggatgtTCATTGTCATCAAATGGGGTTGAACTGCTTGCAGTTAAAGGCTCTTGGTAAGCCTTCACTGAGGGAGAGTTACCTCTGGAAGATGCTGTGGAGGTGAGCTGACAGAACACCCAGTTCTGAAGAGAAAACCTTTTGGCCATCCTCTGGGTCCGGCCCCTACTTTTCAGCAGCAGACGTGTGTTTAGTCACCCAGTGGGAATGTGACGTGCTTCATATCCTACACGTAAAGGTAAGAGATGGATGGGGCGAAGGTGGGGGACGGAAACGGAGAGCAGGGACTGCGGGTAGAGTGCGTGGATGTCTTGTGGGAGCCCTGAGGAGGGAGTCACCTGTGCATGGGGGAGTGTGCACATTCAGAGCAGGTGCCTTACTGGGCCTGAAAAGTAGAAATGAGTGAAGGCATCTGAGGCACAGGGATCACAGTGAGCAGAAGCCTTTCGAGTTGCAGCACTGGGGAGACGGCCAGTGAGCTGAAGTTAAGGAGTGTGGAGGGGTTGTGGGAGGCACAGTGAAGTCAGCGGGCAGGGCTAAGAGGCCTTTGTTAAGGACTTAGTTCATCTTCATAAGCCCGTACTTCGGTGACGTTTCTTCACCCTGGGATGTTTTCTCACAGAGTGCTAATGGATGCTCAGAGCCATAGCGTAGGCATGGTGCAGTTTCCAGAATTACTAAATCAAATTCGTAAAATAGATACATGTTTTGGATTAATgtgtaaaataggcattttaaaaatcaaaaatttgaaaaacctGAGCACAGAAGAGTCACAGAAGCCGTTTCTAGCTTTGTTGTGATATCTTAAGATCCTTGCTCATGTGCCTGCCAGTCTGGGTTCTTCAGTAAAAACAAGTACAGCCGGGGAGCCATAATTTCTGATAATCAGGGGAATGGCCGTCACATCCGTAGTTTAGAAAGATGACTCAAGGCTGGATATGGTTTGAGTGTGGGCTAGAAGACAGGGGCTGGGGCACAAGTGGAGCTGGAAAGTGAGGGCCTGACCTGGGGCAGGATGGAAGGACCAGCTAGGCTTTTCTGGAGCCGAGACTTGGTGTCTTTCTCTATCAGTCAACGAGACTAAACTGCTGTTAACAGTTCACCCCAAAGCCTTAGTGGCTTGCAACTCgcaataa from Saimiri boliviensis isolate mSaiBol1 chromosome 3, mSaiBol1.pri, whole genome shotgun sequence carries:
- the MRFAP1L1 gene encoding MORF4 family-associated protein 1-like 1, whose protein sequence is MRPLDIDEVEAPEEVEVLEPEEDFEQFLLPVINEMREDIASLIREHGRAYLRTRSKLWEMDNMLIQIKTQVEASEESALNQVQHPSGEADGRVSEWCEKAEEKAEEIAKMAQMLVELVWRIERSESF